A region of Blastocatellia bacterium DNA encodes the following proteins:
- a CDS encoding glycosidase translates to MARSRQRDSLHELFRRYRGNPILTPADWPYPVNAVFNPGAVEKAGETVLLVRVEDLQGFSHLTLARSRDGLTRWRISPTPTLTPDPQHAEERWGIEDPRIVWLEDCQQYAVTYVSFSRGGPVVSLALTTDFRHFTRLGPLLPPEDKDASLLPRCIKGRYVLIHRPIIRGEAHIWIATSPDLRFWGEHRILVPVRPGWWDCHRVGLGPPPIETPEGWLLIYHGVRMTTSGSLYRVGMALLDLDEPWRVMHRCREWVLAPTHPYEWTGNVPGVVFPTGAVVNRKTRMLHLYYGAADSVVGVALADMGDILTYLKKCPQPEIER, encoded by the coding sequence GTGGCCCGATCTCGACAACGAGACTCACTGCACGAGCTGTTTCGGCGATATCGCGGCAATCCCATCCTCACTCCGGCGGACTGGCCCTATCCGGTCAACGCCGTTTTCAATCCCGGTGCTGTTGAGAAAGCGGGCGAGACGGTGCTCCTGGTCCGGGTGGAAGATCTTCAGGGATTCTCTCACCTGACGCTCGCCCGCAGCCGCGATGGACTCACTCGATGGAGAATCTCCCCCACGCCCACGCTCACGCCTGATCCTCAGCACGCCGAAGAACGCTGGGGGATCGAGGATCCTCGCATCGTCTGGCTGGAGGACTGTCAGCAGTATGCCGTGACATACGTCTCCTTTTCCCGGGGCGGACCGGTGGTGTCGCTGGCTCTGACGACCGATTTTCGTCACTTCACGCGATTAGGGCCTTTGCTTCCGCCGGAGGATAAGGATGCCTCACTTCTGCCCCGCTGCATCAAGGGGCGGTATGTCCTCATTCACCGCCCGATCATTCGCGGGGAAGCTCACATTTGGATTGCGACCTCGCCCGATTTGAGGTTCTGGGGGGAGCATCGCATTCTGGTTCCGGTTCGCCCGGGCTGGTGGGATTGTCACCGGGTGGGGCTGGGGCCTCCACCGATCGAGACGCCGGAGGGCTGGCTCCTGATCTACCACGGAGTGCGGATGACGACATCGGGGAGTCTCTATCGCGTTGGCATGGCTCTGCTTGATCTCGATGAGCCCTGGCGGGTGATGCATCGCTGCCGGGAGTGGGTGTTAGCCCCCACACACCCCTATGAGTGGACGGGCAATGTGCCGGGCGTCGTCTTCCCTACCGGGGCTGTAGTCAACCGAAAGACCCGCATGCTTCATCTTTACTACGGTGCTGCTGACTCAGTCGTTGGGGTGGCGCTGGCAGACATGGGTGATATCCTGACCTATCTCAAGAAGTGTCCTCAACCGGAGATCGAGCGATGA
- a CDS encoding diacylglycerol kinase family protein, whose product MRSLTQKNRRLGQSFRNAGRGIILALRTERNIRIQTVCATTASLVGLWLDLSPVELALIFVAIGLVLAAEMINSAIERLSDVVTGGEFDPRIRQVKDIAAGGVLVAAVTSALIGIAIYLPALIRKFAH is encoded by the coding sequence GTGAGATCACTGACGCAGAAGAACCGACGATTGGGACAGAGTTTCCGCAATGCCGGTCGAGGGATCATACTGGCCCTGCGTACAGAACGAAACATAAGGATCCAAACTGTCTGTGCTACTACTGCTTCGCTCGTGGGATTGTGGCTCGATCTCTCACCGGTTGAGCTAGCGCTTATTTTCGTTGCCATCGGACTCGTCCTGGCTGCCGAGATGATCAATTCAGCGATAGAACGGCTCAGCGACGTCGTCACGGGCGGAGAGTTCGATCCGCGAATTCGTCAGGTCAAGGATATTGCTGCCGGTGGCGTTCTCGTAGCGGCGGTCACATCTGCTCTCATCGGGATCGCGATATACCTTCCGGCACTCATCCGCAAATTCGCTCACTGA
- a CDS encoding proline dehydrogenase family protein — protein sequence MGLMRNLLLAASTNRWLREHAPRYWFVRRTVARFLPGETLDDALRAARALQEKGIATVLTHLGENVTDAAEAEAVTRHYLDLLNVIHADHLPAEISVKLTHLGLDLDPELCFGHLRELIAAASPRTTVWIDMESSGYVDMTLELYRRARGTYANVGVCLQAYLYRTERDLESLLPLAPAIRLVKGAYREPPDRAFPRKRDVDANFFRLAQRLLTANEPGVRIAIATHDRHLIARIQEYARSRGLPKTVCEYQMLYGIQRAEQIRLAQDGYPVRVLISYGSYWFPWFMRRLAERPANVLFLVRHLLTG from the coding sequence ATGGGACTCATGAGGAACCTCCTTCTGGCTGCTTCCACTAATCGGTGGCTTCGCGAGCACGCACCCCGGTACTGGTTTGTCCGACGCACGGTCGCCCGCTTCCTGCCGGGGGAGACGCTCGACGATGCATTGCGCGCCGCCCGGGCATTGCAGGAGAAGGGAATCGCCACTGTGCTGACGCATCTGGGGGAAAACGTCACCGATGCCGCCGAGGCGGAAGCGGTGACCCGCCATTACCTCGATTTACTGAATGTGATTCATGCCGATCATCTCCCGGCCGAAATTTCCGTCAAGCTCACGCATCTCGGGCTCGATCTCGACCCGGAGTTATGTTTCGGCCATCTTCGTGAATTGATCGCAGCGGCGAGTCCCAGGACGACCGTATGGATTGACATGGAGTCGAGCGGCTATGTGGACATGACGCTGGAGTTGTATCGGCGGGCGCGTGGGACCTATGCCAATGTGGGAGTTTGCCTCCAGGCATACCTCTATCGCACCGAGCGCGATCTGGAATCGCTCCTGCCTCTGGCCCCGGCCATTCGTCTCGTCAAGGGGGCCTATCGAGAGCCGCCCGATCGCGCATTCCCGCGCAAGCGCGATGTGGACGCGAATTTCTTCCGCCTGGCGCAGCGTCTGCTGACGGCGAATGAACCGGGTGTGCGCATCGCCATTGCCACGCATGATCGCCACCTCATCGCTCGGATCCAGGAGTATGCTCGATCGCGCGGCCTGCCCAAAACCGTCTGCGAATACCAGATGCTTTATGGAATTCAACGCGCCGAACAGATTCGCCTCGCTCAGGATGGCTATCCGGTGCGCGTGCTCATCTCCTACGGATCATACTGGTTCCCCTGGTTCATGCGGCGGCTGGCGGAGCGTCCGGCCAATGTGCTCTTTCTCGTGCGTCATCTTTTGACGGGATGA
- a CDS encoding four helix bundle protein, whose amino-acid sequence MNYDRFENLPVWKAANKLAVKVYSLTDRVVFKGQGDLRDELRRAALSISSNIAEGFERGTTQELLTFLYISRGSAGEGRSMLWLCDRPPAASELRSEMSNRRSLSENNSRQLRAWTDSLQNSDIKGQCYLTESERRAFRHRRDREEFLQELRCIQEENIRRMQSRSAAED is encoded by the coding sequence GTGAACTATGATCGCTTTGAGAATTTGCCTGTGTGGAAGGCAGCCAACAAGCTGGCAGTGAAAGTGTACAGTTTGACGGATCGTGTTGTGTTCAAAGGTCAGGGAGATTTGCGAGATGAGCTTCGGCGAGCTGCTCTCTCCATCTCCAGCAACATTGCCGAAGGATTCGAGCGGGGGACGACCCAGGAGTTGCTGACGTTTTTGTACATCTCGCGGGGCTCGGCCGGCGAAGGCCGTTCGATGCTGTGGTTGTGCGATCGCCCGCCGGCCGCGAGCGAACTCAGATCTGAAATGTCAAATCGGAGATCGCTTTCCGAAAATAACTCGCGCCAGTTGCGTGCTTGGACTGATTCCCTGCAAAACTCGGATATTAAGGGCCAGTGCTACCTGACCGAGAGCGAGCGCCGCGCTTTTCGGCACAGGCGCGACCGCGAGGAGTTCTTGCAAGAGCTACGCTGCATCCAGGAAGAGAACATCCGGAGGATGCAGAGTCGCTCGGCCGCCGAAGATTGA
- the mltG gene encoding endolytic transglycosylase MltG yields the protein MPVLSVLGGAAIGYHLLTSPRVHSKQNTTIVIPPGSTATEIIARLSEEQIISSPLLVRAYLLVTGRGAQLKAGAYRFPSPITPLEVIRKLVAGDVYREKVTFPEGLTRFDVADIIARLPLKDAGKAYALVNDKRLIADLDPQADSLEGYLFPDTYEYDETTTAEQLIEKMVRRFRQVLRPEYLERARELKMTLRQVVTLASMIEKEAKIASERPLISSVFHNRLVRGMKLECDPTVLYAARLAGIRRQTITKSDLMRSSPYNTYLFPGPPPGPIASPGLASLHAALYPADTDYLYFVVDGSRKDGSHRFATTPEEHADNVAVYRRSLQERTLRDARP from the coding sequence GTGCCTGTTCTGAGTGTGCTGGGTGGAGCGGCCATCGGATACCACCTGCTCACTTCTCCGCGAGTCCACTCCAAGCAGAATACAACCATCGTGATCCCGCCGGGCAGCACGGCGACAGAAATCATCGCTCGCCTGAGCGAGGAGCAAATCATTTCTTCTCCGTTGCTCGTGCGAGCCTATCTCCTGGTCACGGGGCGTGGGGCTCAGCTCAAGGCCGGTGCCTATCGCTTCCCGTCTCCGATCACCCCCCTCGAGGTGATCCGCAAACTGGTCGCTGGCGATGTCTACAGGGAAAAGGTCACGTTCCCCGAAGGTCTCACGCGGTTTGACGTCGCCGATATCATTGCCCGGCTTCCTCTGAAGGATGCCGGGAAAGCCTACGCCCTGGTCAACGACAAGCGCCTCATCGCGGACCTCGATCCCCAGGCTGATTCCCTCGAAGGCTACCTCTTCCCCGACACCTACGAGTACGACGAAACGACCACGGCCGAGCAGCTCATCGAAAAGATGGTTCGCCGATTTCGCCAGGTGCTTCGGCCTGAATATCTCGAGCGGGCCAGGGAGTTGAAGATGACGCTCCGTCAGGTCGTCACCCTCGCCTCAATGATTGAAAAAGAAGCCAAGATCGCTTCCGAACGTCCTCTCATCTCCTCGGTCTTTCACAATCGCCTGGTTCGGGGGATGAAACTGGAATGCGATCCCACGGTGCTCTATGCCGCTCGGCTGGCGGGGATCCGACGGCAAACGATTACAAAATCGGATCTCATGAGGTCCTCTCCCTACAATACCTACCTCTTTCCCGGTCCTCCACCAGGGCCGATTGCGTCGCCGGGACTGGCTTCCCTGCATGCCGCTCTCTATCCTGCTGACACCGATTACCTCTACTTTGTCGTGGACGGCTCCCGGAAAGATGGTTCACATCGGTTCGCCACAACCCCGGAAGAACACGCGGACAACGTGGCCGTTTACCGTCGCTCCCTTCAGGAAAGAACGCTGCGCGATGCCCGTCCCTGA
- the ruvX gene encoding Holliday junction resolvase RuvX gives MRILAVDSGTKIIGLAVCDEMEMTITPLPILCAGGLGQDARRICDLARRMNVDAVVVGLPLNMSGTEGPAAARARRLAERIRQMLGKPVIEWDERLTTHAAREYLIARGERPRKDRVNQIAACLILEDYLQERRPSVSSVEPES, from the coding sequence ATGAGAATTCTGGCCGTTGACAGCGGGACCAAGATCATCGGGTTGGCGGTGTGCGATGAGATGGAAATGACGATCACGCCGCTGCCGATTTTGTGTGCCGGAGGGCTCGGCCAGGATGCCCGAAGGATTTGCGACCTCGCCAGGCGGATGAATGTTGATGCTGTTGTCGTCGGCTTGCCCTTGAATATGAGTGGAACGGAAGGGCCGGCGGCGGCGCGCGCCCGCCGTCTGGCCGAGAGGATTCGCCAGATGCTGGGCAAACCGGTCATCGAATGGGACGAGCGATTGACCACTCACGCGGCTCGGGAGTATCTCATCGCTCGCGGGGAACGTCCCCGGAAAGACCGCGTCAATCAAATCGCCGCCTGTTTGATCCTCGAAGATTACCTGCAAGAGCGCCGGCCGTCGGTCAGTTCGGTAGAACCTGAAAGCTAA
- a CDS encoding glycosyltransferase, which yields MRSNRQGDRRKERFHVCLIGTYPPRQCGIATFTADLCQALMQVDADVQASVIAITNPPLMSEHPSEVVFEIRQHQLTDYRQAAEYINLSGAEVVCLQHEYGIFGGPAGRYILELLDCLRKPVVTTLHTVLREPEPLYREVLIHLAALSDHLVVMNSKAIPILQHVYDISPEKVSLIHHGVPDVPFIDSNFYKDKFGVEGRFVILTFGLLSRNKGIELMLEALPEVVRAHPEVVYIVLGATHPEVKRQQGEEYRLWLRRRVRELGLEDYVLFHDRYVEFDQLCEFIGACDIYVTPYQSREQIVSGTLAYAVGMGKAVVSTPYLYAQELLADGRGRLVPYGDPRTLAQTLIELIENRAARHQMRKRAYQFGRDMIWTEVAKRYRQLFDQVVASYQPKSLTVTMKALSGVEYELPEIKLDHLIRLTDDTGLIQHATYGIPNRLLGYSTDDQGRALVVTLRHYQQFGDERAIDLATRYLSFLQYAQRPDGQFHNFLDYTRHFLDDRGSEDTQGRALWGLGAAVALAPREGMRALARDLFERSIEGLTLHHPRALAYAVCGLGYYLQHYDGAAATRRKLNELAAQILAWYDRYADDTWQWFCDELTYANAKIPHALLVAYRVTGDQRLKQVALRTLDFLLAETYQDDHFDFIGNQGWYRRGGERPLFSQQPIEAGYTAEACMAAYDITGDERYLELARAAAEWLLGRNRLGARLYDLTTGACADGLEMHGPSLNQGAESAIGCMLALLEVSEQRTEQVELKQATSATVSL from the coding sequence ATGAGATCCAACCGACAGGGCGATCGGCGAAAGGAACGTTTTCATGTGTGTTTGATTGGGACGTATCCGCCGCGACAGTGTGGGATTGCCACATTTACCGCTGATCTCTGTCAAGCACTCATGCAGGTGGATGCGGATGTCCAGGCGTCGGTGATCGCTATTACAAATCCTCCGCTGATGTCCGAACATCCGTCGGAGGTCGTCTTCGAGATTCGACAGCATCAGCTTACTGATTATCGGCAGGCTGCCGAGTATATCAATCTCTCCGGTGCCGAGGTGGTTTGTTTGCAGCACGAATACGGGATCTTTGGCGGGCCGGCGGGCCGATACATCCTGGAGCTGCTGGACTGCTTGCGGAAACCGGTGGTGACGACGCTTCACACCGTTTTGCGCGAGCCGGAGCCGCTGTACCGGGAGGTCCTCATTCATCTGGCCGCTCTATCAGACCATCTCGTGGTGATGAACAGCAAGGCGATCCCGATTCTCCAGCATGTCTATGACATCTCACCGGAAAAAGTGAGTCTGATTCATCATGGAGTCCCGGACGTGCCGTTTATTGACTCGAATTTCTACAAAGACAAATTTGGCGTGGAGGGGCGATTTGTCATCCTCACCTTCGGATTGCTCAGCCGGAACAAGGGCATTGAGCTGATGCTCGAAGCCCTGCCGGAGGTCGTTCGCGCTCATCCCGAAGTCGTCTATATCGTGCTCGGAGCGACGCACCCCGAGGTCAAGCGGCAGCAGGGAGAGGAATATCGCCTCTGGCTGCGACGCCGGGTGCGCGAGCTGGGATTGGAGGACTATGTTCTCTTTCATGATCGCTATGTGGAATTCGATCAGCTCTGCGAATTCATCGGTGCCTGTGACATCTACGTCACGCCGTACCAATCGCGGGAACAGATCGTGAGCGGAACGCTGGCCTATGCGGTGGGCATGGGGAAAGCCGTTGTCTCGACGCCCTATCTCTATGCTCAGGAGTTGCTGGCGGACGGGCGGGGACGCCTGGTGCCCTATGGGGATCCGCGGACGTTGGCGCAGACGCTCATTGAGCTGATTGAAAATCGCGCGGCGCGCCATCAGATGCGCAAACGGGCCTACCAGTTTGGCCGGGACATGATCTGGACGGAAGTGGCCAAACGCTATCGTCAGCTCTTCGACCAGGTGGTGGCCAGTTATCAACCGAAGTCACTGACGGTGACGATGAAGGCGCTCTCCGGCGTTGAGTACGAGCTGCCGGAAATCAAGCTCGATCACCTCATCCGGCTCACCGATGATACCGGATTGATCCAGCATGCCACTTACGGGATTCCCAATCGTTTGCTCGGTTACTCGACCGATGATCAAGGCCGGGCGTTGGTCGTCACGCTCCGACACTACCAGCAGTTCGGGGATGAGCGAGCGATTGATCTGGCGACGCGGTATCTGAGTTTTTTGCAGTATGCTCAGCGGCCCGACGGCCAATTCCACAACTTCCTCGATTACACCCGTCATTTCCTCGATGATCGGGGCAGCGAAGATACGCAGGGACGAGCGCTATGGGGGTTAGGTGCGGCTGTGGCTCTTGCCCCGCGTGAGGGGATGCGGGCGCTCGCACGCGATCTCTTTGAACGATCCATCGAGGGATTGACGCTTCACCATCCCCGCGCCCTGGCCTATGCCGTGTGTGGGCTGGGCTACTATTTGCAGCACTACGATGGAGCGGCAGCCACCCGGCGCAAGTTGAACGAGCTGGCCGCACAGATCCTCGCCTGGTATGATCGTTACGCCGACGACACCTGGCAGTGGTTTTGCGATGAGCTGACCTACGCCAATGCCAAAATCCCTCACGCCCTGCTTGTCGCCTATCGCGTCACCGGAGATCAGCGATTGAAGCAGGTGGCCCTCCGCACGCTGGATTTCCTGTTGGCCGAAACCTATCAGGACGATCACTTTGATTTCATCGGCAATCAAGGGTGGTATCGGCGGGGAGGTGAGCGCCCCCTCTTCAGCCAACAGCCGATTGAAGCGGGATACACGGCGGAAGCCTGCATGGCAGCCTACGATATCACCGGCGACGAACGGTATCTCGAACTGGCCCGCGCAGCGGCAGAATGGCTCCTTGGGCGCAATCGTCTGGGTGCTCGTCTCTACGATCTCACCACCGGTGCCTGCGCCGATGGATTGGAGATGCATGGTCCGAGTCTCAACCAGGGAGCGGAGTCAGCTATTGGGTGCATGTTGGCTCTGCTGGAGGTTTCGGAGCAGCGCACCGAACAGGTCGAGCTGAAGCAAGCGACCTCGGCGACGGTATCTCTCTAG
- a CDS encoding glycosidase, with translation MAKNHFRELFRRYEGNPILTTADWPYPANSVFNAGATRLPTGETLLLVRVEDRRGISHLTAARSANGVTHWQIDPQPTLLPDPQNYPEEVWGIEDPRITWIEELDRYAITYTSYSTSGPLVSLALTRDFRTFERKGAVMPPEDKDAALFPRRFRGRWALLHRPISFYPVTRANIWLSFSPDLKHWGDHCVVLEARQGAWWDANKIGLSPPPIETPEGWLIIYHGVRITPAGCLYRLGLALLDLENPCRVIRRGDEWIFGPDAPYERVGDVSDVVFPCGAIYDPATDEVRLYYGAADTSIALATGKLSDLLDWLLNASSR, from the coding sequence GTGGCAAAGAATCACTTTCGCGAACTCTTTCGACGCTACGAAGGCAATCCTATTCTCACGACTGCCGACTGGCCTTATCCGGCCAACAGTGTCTTCAATGCGGGGGCCACGCGGCTACCAACGGGGGAAACGTTACTGCTGGTGAGGGTCGAAGACCGGCGGGGAATCTCCCATCTGACGGCCGCTCGGAGCGCCAATGGGGTAACCCACTGGCAGATTGACCCGCAACCGACGCTCTTGCCCGATCCACAGAACTATCCCGAGGAAGTCTGGGGGATCGAGGACCCGCGCATTACCTGGATCGAAGAGCTGGATCGGTACGCCATCACCTATACGTCCTACTCGACGAGCGGGCCCCTGGTGTCCCTGGCATTGACCCGTGACTTCCGCACTTTTGAACGCAAAGGGGCGGTTATGCCGCCGGAGGATAAAGATGCGGCGCTCTTTCCCCGGCGATTCCGGGGACGGTGGGCATTACTTCACCGGCCCATCTCCTTCTATCCGGTGACGCGGGCGAATATCTGGCTGTCGTTCTCCCCCGACCTTAAGCACTGGGGCGATCACTGTGTGGTGCTGGAGGCTCGTCAGGGGGCATGGTGGGATGCCAACAAGATTGGCCTCTCGCCCCCACCGATTGAAACTCCCGAAGGCTGGCTCATCATTTATCATGGTGTGCGGATCACCCCGGCGGGCTGTCTCTATCGTCTCGGCCTGGCTCTGCTCGATCTGGAGAATCCCTGCCGTGTCATTCGTCGGGGGGATGAATGGATTTTCGGGCCCGATGCTCCCTACGAGCGCGTCGGCGATGTGAGCGACGTCGTCTTTCCCTGCGGCGCAATCTACGATCCGGCAACCGATGAGGTGCGCCTCTACTATGGGGCTGCCGATACCTCCATCGCGCTGGCGACCGGCAAGCTGAGCGATTTGCTCGACTGGCTCTTGAACGCGTCCTCCCGCTGA
- a CDS encoding energy transducer TonB codes for MAKTVGRHHQARLLCLLLAVTTGAWGSQSRPVQRRQWGANITISFYEAVGVTSPSSDEPMRFPQTFDNLEAELLYLRRSLGWETIQPRHLRSVGLLGGEIFRDGLAVSGAPLDWELTVRSVSSDSVVLDFRLVNGDSPLLHVSRLQVHNFETVALLTSWRPPQKSPPASTEGSSVDVISLAVTLTPVITASSQLSSRPEDVAYPCDEYGRPVSLTASDIFIPPIIMQRVVPKFPSRRAISGTVLVEGVITPEGTVTNVRVLKTFDVEMNVPAMDAFRRYRLLPARLNGRPTYAVFREEIRFQAVP; via the coding sequence ATGGCCAAGACAGTTGGCCGACACCATCAAGCCCGGTTGCTGTGCCTGCTTCTAGCGGTGACGACGGGCGCCTGGGGATCTCAGTCGCGTCCGGTGCAGCGGAGACAATGGGGAGCGAATATCACCATTTCTTTCTATGAGGCTGTGGGAGTGACTTCACCGTCGAGTGATGAACCCATGCGTTTCCCGCAGACGTTTGACAATCTGGAAGCCGAGCTTCTCTACCTCCGGCGAAGCCTGGGATGGGAAACCATTCAGCCGCGTCATCTTCGCTCGGTTGGGTTGCTGGGCGGAGAGATCTTTCGAGATGGGCTGGCGGTGTCGGGCGCACCGCTCGATTGGGAGCTGACCGTGCGCTCGGTCTCATCGGATTCGGTTGTCCTGGATTTTCGTCTCGTGAACGGTGATTCTCCACTGCTGCATGTGAGTCGCCTTCAGGTTCACAACTTCGAGACCGTCGCCTTGCTGACCTCATGGCGACCGCCGCAGAAATCCCCGCCCGCGTCAACGGAGGGGTCGTCGGTTGACGTCATCTCGCTGGCCGTGACGCTCACGCCTGTCATCACCGCCTCGTCACAGTTATCCAGTCGCCCTGAAGACGTGGCGTATCCCTGTGATGAATACGGTCGCCCCGTTTCACTCACCGCCTCGGATATCTTCATCCCACCGATCATCATGCAACGGGTCGTTCCCAAATTTCCCTCGCGGCGCGCCATCTCGGGGACGGTCCTGGTTGAAGGCGTGATCACTCCAGAGGGGACGGTTACCAATGTGCGTGTGCTGAAAACGTTTGACGTGGAGATGAACGTCCCTGCAATGGACGCTTTCCGTCGCTATCGGTTGCTTCCCGCACGACTCAACGGGCGGCCGACCTACGCCGTCTTTCGGGAAGAGATCCGGTTCCAGGCGGTCCCATGA
- a CDS encoding YncE family protein — MPDGSRVYVANTVSSTVSVISISRLEPQVGRVIATINVGTEPYGLALTPNGRKLYVTNARSNSVSVIDTSLNTVIRTIQNVGTEPRGIAITNDGDGDDNDETVYVTQFLALPVFNKLDGEDDSKAGLVTVVSTATDSIQASVRLNPLADTGFKAAGDAIARIAPPANPQPSDFIFTTGAYPNQLNNIGIRGNFAFVPNTGASPNGPVRFNVNTQSLLHVIDRTTNQDTGRTINMHLAVARQSNPSKRFITVPWAIAFKNRSDEGYVVSAASNIVVKILVDPVTGAPTVQLDPLDQSRVLQIPVGKNPRGIIVNSSDTRAYVMNYVSRDVTVIDLTRVPEQVIATMRSASLPTPGTLEDVIHIGKELYNTSIGEFDAPAPGLPPIAGRMSDSGWGSCSSCHPFGLSDNVVWIFVSGPRRTISQHTDFDLTDPQRRTQRALNWSAIFDEEEDFELNIRNVSGGLGLLVAADGITPDNPVVGLTPTANANRRQLKVRGVNAWDAIKAFIKFGSRAPISPIPKNDPDVIAGEAIFRQGNCQLCHGGPQWTSARVRFTPPPDSALVSNGQLISELKKVGTFDPNVRNEVRQNAAAPLGADGFAPPSLLSIFAFPRTFLHNGGVDSLERVLENVEHRSAGTGGIDLLDDPDARRRLVRFLLSIDSRTPPINP; from the coding sequence TTGCCCGACGGCTCGCGAGTCTATGTCGCCAATACGGTCAGCAGCACGGTCTCAGTGATCTCGATCAGCCGACTTGAGCCACAAGTCGGACGGGTGATCGCGACCATCAATGTCGGCACTGAGCCCTACGGGCTGGCCCTGACACCCAACGGGCGAAAGCTCTATGTGACCAATGCCCGATCCAATAGCGTGTCAGTCATTGACACTTCGCTCAATACCGTCATCAGGACGATTCAAAACGTGGGAACGGAACCACGTGGGATCGCCATCACGAACGACGGGGACGGAGATGACAACGATGAGACGGTCTATGTGACGCAGTTTCTGGCTCTACCGGTCTTCAACAAACTCGACGGCGAAGACGACAGCAAAGCTGGACTGGTGACGGTCGTGTCAACGGCCACCGACTCGATTCAAGCCAGCGTCCGCCTCAATCCGCTGGCGGACACGGGATTCAAGGCCGCCGGTGATGCCATTGCTCGAATTGCGCCCCCGGCTAACCCTCAACCGTCCGATTTTATCTTCACAACGGGCGCTTACCCGAATCAATTGAACAACATTGGCATTCGCGGCAACTTTGCCTTCGTTCCCAACACGGGCGCATCGCCCAACGGCCCTGTGCGCTTCAACGTCAATACGCAAAGCTTGCTGCATGTGATTGATCGTACGACGAACCAGGATACCGGACGCACGATCAATATGCATCTGGCTGTCGCCCGGCAATCCAATCCCAGCAAGCGTTTCATCACCGTGCCCTGGGCCATCGCCTTCAAAAACAGATCGGATGAGGGCTATGTCGTCAGCGCCGCGAGCAATATCGTCGTGAAGATTCTCGTTGACCCGGTGACAGGCGCTCCGACCGTGCAACTCGATCCGCTCGATCAGTCGCGTGTTCTGCAGATCCCTGTGGGGAAGAATCCGCGTGGAATCATCGTCAACTCGAGTGATACGCGCGCTTATGTGATGAACTATGTCTCTCGTGATGTGACGGTGATTGATCTGACGCGAGTACCGGAGCAGGTCATCGCCACGATGCGCTCGGCGAGCTTGCCCACGCCGGGGACACTCGAGGACGTCATCCACATCGGCAAGGAACTGTATAACACCTCGATTGGGGAGTTCGATGCCCCAGCTCCGGGACTTCCTCCCATTGCCGGGCGCATGTCAGACAGCGGCTGGGGCTCGTGTTCGTCCTGCCACCCGTTTGGCCTTTCGGATAACGTCGTCTGGATTTTCGTCTCCGGACCGAGACGGACGATTTCCCAACATACGGATTTCGATCTGACCGATCCGCAGCGCAGGACTCAACGGGCGCTGAACTGGTCGGCCATCTTCGATGAGGAAGAGGATTTCGAGCTGAATATTCGAAACGTGTCGGGCGGACTCGGCCTGCTCGTCGCAGCTGACGGCATCACGCCGGATAATCCTGTGGTCGGCCTGACGCCGACGGCCAACGCGAACCGTCGCCAGTTGAAGGTGCGAGGCGTCAATGCCTGGGATGCGATCAAGGCGTTTATCAAGTTCGGCAGCCGCGCACCGATCTCACCGATCCCCAAGAACGATCCTGACGTGATTGCTGGAGAGGCCATATTCCGACAGGGGAACTGTCAATTATGTCACGGCGGGCCACAATGGACGAGCGCGCGAGTTCGCTTCACTCCGCCGCCGGACAGCGCCCTGGTCAGCAACGGGCAGTTGATCAGCGAACTGAAAAAGGTAGGCACGTTCGATCCGAACGTGAGGAACGAAGTCCGCCAGAACGCCGCCGCGCCGCTTGGGGCTGACGGATTCGCCCCGCCGTCGCTTCTGTCCATTTTTGCGTTTCCACGGACGTTTCTCCATAACGGCGGCGTAGATTCACTCGAGCGCGTGCTGGAAAACGTGGAACATCGCAGCGCTGGCACCGGTGGGATTGATCTCCTGGATGATCCTGATGCCCGACGACGCCTCGTCAGGTTCTTGCTCTCGATTGATTCGCGCACGCCGCCGATCAATCCCTGA